The region TCGAGGCTGGATGCGGTTGATTTTGAGCTCTAGCCCGGGCGGGGTGCTGGTGCGGCAGTTGTTTCCGCTGCTAGTGCCGGCGCTGGTGCTGCTGGGCTGGCTGCGGCTGGCAGGGGAGCGGCGTGGCCTTTTTGTGGCGGAAATGGGGACGACTCTTTACACCATCGTGGCCATCTTGCTGGTGGGCGGCTTGATCTGGTGGAGTGCCCGCACGCTACACCACACGGATAAAGCTAGGCGGCAGGCCGAACACTTTTTCACCCTGTCTATGGACATGCTCTGCATCGCAGACCGGGAGGGGAAACTGCGGCGCATCAATCCAGCCTTCGCTGAGACGCTGGGATTGACGATGGAGGAGATGCTCGGGCGGTCGTTTTTGGAATTCATTCATCCTGAGGACCGAGAAAAGACGGAGCGGGAGGCGGAGCAGGTCATCTTGGGGCAGCCCACGCGGGTTTTTGAGAATCGCTACTGTTGCCGGGATGGGACTTACCGCTGGTTTTGGTGGCAGGCTCAGTTTTATGAGGATGACGGCCTCATCTTTGCCACGGGCAGGGATGTGACGGAGCAAAAGCGTGCGCAGCGGGAATTTCGCCTGCTGAATGAGGCGCTGCATGAGCGGGCCACGCAATTGGATGCGTCAAACCAGGAGTTGGAAGCTTTCAGCTACTCCGTCTCGCATGATTTACGCGCGCCGCTGCGTGGGATTTCAGGCTTTGCCCAGGCGCTGGAAGAGCGTGCAAAGGGGATGCTGGATGAGACCTCGCAAAGCTACCTGCTGCGAGTGCGGCGGGCGGCGGACCGGATGGGGTACCTCATTGATGATCTGCTGAAGCTTTCCCGGCTGACACGCACAGAGATGCGTCTGGAGGCGGTGGACCTCACCGGGCAGGCTCTGGGCATCCTCACCCAGCTCAAACAACGGGACGCCGAGCGCCAGGTGGAATGGCGGGTGCAGGGCGGGATGACGCTACAGGCAGATCCGGCCCTGATGCAGGTGCTGATGGAAAACCTGCTGGAAAATGCCTGGAAATTCACTTCCAAAAACCCTCAAGCCCAGATCGTGGTGGAGATGAGTGTGGGAGAGTCTGGGGAGAAAATCTGTCATGTGCGGGATAATGGTGTGGGCTTTGACATGCGCTACGCTTCCAAACTTTTCGGGGCCTTTCAGCGGCTGCATTCCATGGTGGAGTTTCCTGGCACTGGCATCGGCCTGGCGACGGTGCAGCGGGTGGTGCGCCGTCACGGTGGCCGGGTCTGGGCAGATTCTGAAATGAATGTCGGCACCACGTTCTCTTTTGTTGTATAATTCGTTAACCTTTGAAGTCTTCTGATGAATTCTAAAGTCATTTTGCTGGTCGAGGATAATCCTGATGATGAGGAGCTGACGCTGATGGCGTTGCAAAAGAACAACATCCTCAACGAGGTGGTGGTGGCGAGGGATGGAGTGGAGGCGCTGGACTATTTATTTGGCGAAGGAGCAGGCAGTTTTCCGCAGCGGCGCCTGCTGCCCACGCTCATTTTGCTGGATCTGAAGCTGCCAAAAGTGGATGGGCTGGAGGTGCTGAAACGCATCCGCTCAGACGACCGCACACGCATGCTGCCCGTGGTGGTGCTGACCTCTTCCCGCGAGGAGCGTGACCTTTTGGAAAGTTACTCCCTGGGCTGCAACAGCTATGTGCGCAAGCCTGTGGACTTTGCCCAGTTTGTAGAAGCAACACGCCAGTTAGGCCTATACTGGCTGCTGCTCAATGAGGGACCTCCTGTGAAGCCATGAAACCACTAAGACTGCTCTTGATCGAAGACTCCGAGGACGATGCGTTGCTCATCCTCAAATATCTCGAACGTCATGGTTATGAGTGCATGACGCGACAGGTGATGACGGCGCGGGATCTCCAGGTGGCCCTGCAAGCCGAGCGCTGGGACATCATCCTTTGTGACTATGTGATGCCGGGGTTTGATGCGCTGGCCGCGCTAGAAATCGTGCGCCAGCAGCAGGTGGATACGCCGGTGATCATCGTCTCCGGCACCGTGGGGGAGGATGTGGCAGTGGCCTCGCTGAAGCATGGAGCTCATGATTACATCCTGAAGCAGAACCTGACGCGCCTGGGGCCTGCGGTGGACAGTGAGCTGGGGGCTGCCTCTGCAGGCAGGTACAGCCGCCTGCTGGAGGCCATCACCGTCAGCCATTCCGAGGTGCTGGAGATGATCCTTTCTGGCTCTGCTCTGACGCCCATTTTAGACCACATCGCCCTGCGGATTGAGAAGCTGAGCCAGGGCGGGGCGCTATGCTCCATCTTACTGATGGATGCGCATGGCACTCACCTGCTACCGGGGTCGGCTCCCCATCTCCCACCGGCTTACACGGCTGCAATCACGCCGCTAGCCATCGGTGCAAACGTGGGGTCCTGTGGGCGGGCGGCGGCGCTGAAGGAGACCGTGGTCATCGAAGACATCACCACTCATCCGCACTGGGCCTCTGTGCGGGCTGTGGCGATGGAGCATGGTTTGCGGGCCTGCTGGTCTGTGCCAGTGTTTTCCTCGGGGCGTGAAGTGGTGGGCACCATGGCCATCTACTACCGCACGCGGCGCGCACCGACGGTGGACGAGCTACGGTGGGTGGAGTCGGCTGCGAAGCTGGTGGGGGTGGCCATCGAGCGATGCCGCTCGGAGGTGCGCCTGCGGGAGCATTTAGACGAACTGCTGCGGTGGCAAAATGCGATGTTAAATCGTGAAGACCGCGTGCAGCAGCTTAAAGCTGAGGTAAATGAATTGCTCCTGCGTCTGGGGGAACCCGTCCGTTACGCCAGCCAGGCCTGAACATGAAAGCCCCGCTGCCTGAAGATGAAGACCTGCGCCTCGCTGCCCTGCGGGAATATGAGATTCTGGATACCCCACCGGAAGCGGCCTTCGATGGCCTGACACAACTGGCCGCCCACATCTGCCAGACCCCCATGGCGGTGGTCTCGCTGATTGATGAAGGCCGACAGTGGTTCAAGTCCCAGATCGGCATGCCGGTGAATGAAACACCGCGCGACATCGCCTTCTGCTCCCATGCCATCTTGCACAAGGACCAAGTGATGGAGGTCTTTGACGCGAGCCTGGACGAGCGTTTTGCCGATAACCCCTCAGTCACATCGGGGCCAGAAATCCGCTTTTACGCAGGTGCCCCGCTGGTGGCCCGGGGAAATCAGCCCCTGGGGACTTTGTGTGTGATTGACCGTGTGCCACGGCAGCTCACAGCCGCGCAGACGGAGGCCCTGCAAACTCTGAGCCGGAATGTGGTGGCACAGATGGAACTGCGCCTGCATGCCAAGCAACTGGCTGCGGAACTGAAAGAAAAGGCCCGCATCACGGAGCAACTGCGGGAGCAGAATGCCCAGCTCCTGCACAGTGAGCAGGAGACGGGACGGCTGCTAGAACTGGCGGAAAAGTCCCGAAACGCACTGCTGAGTGTGCTCGAGGATGAGCAAAGGCTGGGGCATGAGCTGCGCCGCTGGGCGGATGCATTTGAAAACTGCGCTCAGGGCATCCTCATCGGCCTACCGGGGAGTTTGGGCATCTTTGCCTGCAATCGGGCCCTGGCGCAGTTGCACGGAAAGTCGGCGGCCGAAATTGCGCACCTGAGCCTCATGGATTTGTTCGTCCCGGGTGACCATGAGCGCGTGTATGCGGCCATCACCGCCTCGCAGGTGGAAGGTCAGGCGAAGTTTGAAGTGGCCATGCTGCGCGCGGGTGGGGCCAGCTTTGCCGCAGAGGTGGATCTGGTAAATGTGCAGGGGGAGGATGGGGCTCCGGTGTATTGGGTGGTCACCATCCAGGATATTTCTGAGCGGAAGCTGGCGGACCTGATGCTGGCGCGCACAAACCGGGCGCTGAAGATGATGTCTGCCTGCAATGAAGCTGTGGTGCGTGCCACGGATGAGCCGCACCTGCTGGCGGAGGTCTCCCGCCTTGCGGTTGAAATCGGGGGGTATCGGCTAGCCTGGGTGGGCTACGCGCAGCATGATGAGGGAAAAAACATCCAGCCCATCGCACATGCGGGGGCAGAGGCTGGGTATCTGCAGGAGATCCGGCTGAGTTGGTCTGAGACCGCCCCGTCTGGCATGGGGCCCGCTGCACGTTGCATCCGCACGGGAAAGACGGTGGTCTGCGAAGACATCACTTCGGATGGTGAAGGTTTTTTTTGGAAGACGGCTGCCCTCAGTCGGGGGTATCGCGGCATCGTGTGTCTGCCTTTGCTGGATGAAGGCCGTACCTTTGGCCTGCTGGCCCTTTATGCCTCTGAGGTCCAGCAGGTGGGGGCAGATGAGATCAAACTCCTCCAAGAAATGGCGGAGGATTTAGCCTTTGGCATCCGGCACCTGCGCAGCCGGCAGGAAAAACAGCGCATGCAGGACGTGGTGCTGAAGGTCTCCCAGGCGGTTTCAGCCGGGCACAGTGAAGACTTTTTCCACTCCCTCACCCGCCACATGGTGGAGGCACTGGGTGCGGATGGCGGCCTCGTGGGACGCCTGAATCCAGAAAGCCGACAGAGCATCGAGACCCGCGCCCTTTTCATGAACGGGCAGTTTGTCGAAAACGTCAGTTATACCCTCCCTGGCACGCCGTGTGAGGGGGTCAGCCTGGGCTACACCTGCATTTTTGAGCGGGGTATCCAGGGTGAGTTTCCTGCCGATGATTGGCTAGCGGAGCAGGGGATCGAGGCCTATGCAGGCATCCCGCTCATGGATACGAAGCGGCAGGTCAGCGGCATCATGTCTGTGTTTTTCCGCCGTCCGCTGGACCAGGCCTCCCTGGTCCACTCCACCTTGAAAATCTTCGCCGCACGTGTGGCGGATGAACTGGAGCGCCAGGAGACGGATGAGCGCATCCGCGAGCAGGCCTCCCTTTTGGACAAAGCCCAGGATGCCATTTTGGTGCGGGATCTGGACCATCGTATCACCTTCTGGAATAAAAGTGCCGAGGCCCTCTATGGCTGGACGGCTAAGGAAGTGCTGGGAAAAGCGGTGACGGACATCTTTTACCCCAACACACAGGACTTCGATGCGGCGATCCGGCAGCTTCTGCAGGAAGGGGAATGGGTGGGGGAGCTGGACCAAGTGACCAAGGATGGTAAGCCACTGATCATCGAATGCCGCTGGACGATGGTCAATGACCGCGCGGGTAAA is a window of Prosthecobacter dejongeii DNA encoding:
- a CDS encoding sensor histidine kinase, with product MVHRFHGFLSALSARVSPVVSVLAIGAGVAALVGWNWHVEVLRRGLAGAVSMNPVTALLFILAGICLALHGRPFSGARGLWAQGLALVVMGVGGWRLLAYGVEGMGRLDQWFFADQLAGDLPGRVNEMSPNAALGFVLLGLGLLVMNWTTRRGFRPTEVCALLLNLLSFLALLGYLYEVPWLYGVVTFIPMALPTAAVFLLLSAGLLFARRDRGWMRLILSSSPGGVLVRQLFPLLVPALVLLGWLRLAGERRGLFVAEMGTTLYTIVAILLVGGLIWWSARTLHHTDKARRQAEHFFTLSMDMLCIADREGKLRRINPAFAETLGLTMEEMLGRSFLEFIHPEDREKTEREAEQVILGQPTRVFENRYCCRDGTYRWFWWQAQFYEDDGLIFATGRDVTEQKRAQREFRLLNEALHERATQLDASNQELEAFSYSVSHDLRAPLRGISGFAQALEERAKGMLDETSQSYLLRVRRAADRMGYLIDDLLKLSRLTRTEMRLEAVDLTGQALGILTQLKQRDAERQVEWRVQGGMTLQADPALMQVLMENLLENAWKFTSKNPQAQIVVEMSVGESGEKICHVRDNGVGFDMRYASKLFGAFQRLHSMVEFPGTGIGLATVQRVVRRHGGRVWADSEMNVGTTFSFVV
- a CDS encoding response regulator, with the translated sequence MNSKVILLVEDNPDDEELTLMALQKNNILNEVVVARDGVEALDYLFGEGAGSFPQRRLLPTLILLDLKLPKVDGLEVLKRIRSDDRTRMLPVVVLTSSREERDLLESYSLGCNSYVRKPVDFAQFVEATRQLGLYWLLLNEGPPVKP
- a CDS encoding GAF domain-containing protein, which encodes MKPLRLLLIEDSEDDALLILKYLERHGYECMTRQVMTARDLQVALQAERWDIILCDYVMPGFDALAALEIVRQQQVDTPVIIVSGTVGEDVAVASLKHGAHDYILKQNLTRLGPAVDSELGAASAGRYSRLLEAITVSHSEVLEMILSGSALTPILDHIALRIEKLSQGGALCSILLMDAHGTHLLPGSAPHLPPAYTAAITPLAIGANVGSCGRAAALKETVVIEDITTHPHWASVRAVAMEHGLRACWSVPVFSSGREVVGTMAIYYRTRRAPTVDELRWVESAAKLVGVAIERCRSEVRLREHLDELLRWQNAMLNREDRVQQLKAEVNELLLRLGEPVRYASQA
- a CDS encoding GAF domain-containing protein → MKAPLPEDEDLRLAALREYEILDTPPEAAFDGLTQLAAHICQTPMAVVSLIDEGRQWFKSQIGMPVNETPRDIAFCSHAILHKDQVMEVFDASLDERFADNPSVTSGPEIRFYAGAPLVARGNQPLGTLCVIDRVPRQLTAAQTEALQTLSRNVVAQMELRLHAKQLAAELKEKARITEQLREQNAQLLHSEQETGRLLELAEKSRNALLSVLEDEQRLGHELRRWADAFENCAQGILIGLPGSLGIFACNRALAQLHGKSAAEIAHLSLMDLFVPGDHERVYAAITASQVEGQAKFEVAMLRAGGASFAAEVDLVNVQGEDGAPVYWVVTIQDISERKLADLMLARTNRALKMMSACNEAVVRATDEPHLLAEVSRLAVEIGGYRLAWVGYAQHDEGKNIQPIAHAGAEAGYLQEIRLSWSETAPSGMGPAARCIRTGKTVVCEDITSDGEGFFWKTAALSRGYRGIVCLPLLDEGRTFGLLALYASEVQQVGADEIKLLQEMAEDLAFGIRHLRSRQEKQRMQDVVLKVSQAVSAGHSEDFFHSLTRHMVEALGADGGLVGRLNPESRQSIETRALFMNGQFVENVSYTLPGTPCEGVSLGYTCIFERGIQGEFPADDWLAEQGIEAYAGIPLMDTKRQVSGIMSVFFRRPLDQASLVHSTLKIFAARVADELERQETDERIREQASLLDKAQDAILVRDLDHRITFWNKSAEALYGWTAKEVLGKAVTDIFYPNTQDFDAAIRQLLQEGEWVGELDQVTKDGKPLIIECRWTMVNDRAGKPKSVLCINTDITEKKKLEQQFLRAQRMESIGTLAGGIAHDLNNVLAPIMMAIDLLKMTVKDRQGQEILATISQSAQRGAEMVNQVLSFARGMEGRRMDVHAHMLIRDIEKIARDTFPKNIQIFTDHRENLWPVVGDPTQIHQVLLNLCVNARDAMPDGGRLVVTGKNVWLDENYAAMNLDAVPGPYLRVEVTDTGLGIPQSIIEQIFDPFFTTKELGKGTGLGLSTSLAIIKSHGGFIRVTSQSGQGSSFRVYLPAREGTGEHTLETRTVELPHGQGQTVLVVDDEQTIREITQQTLEAFGYKAILAADGAEAVTRYAQYRDSIAIVLTDMMMPVMDGPATIKVLRNMNPKVKIIAASGIATNEAVNKAAGQGVKHFVSKPYTAESLLKVLQVALAETEG